Proteins co-encoded in one Brassica oleracea var. oleracea cultivar TO1000 chromosome C4, BOL, whole genome shotgun sequence genomic window:
- the LOC106338320 gene encoding uncharacterized protein LOC106338320, whose amino-acid sequence MSLEEEEPLTLPDSPRFRVYDKNEISLLGRLLNPDCQSMARMIEYMPTAWRVYGRVRGIALPRDRFQFVFQREEDLQTVLDDRPWSYHHWAMVIDCCTANPPEDFLQSME is encoded by the coding sequence ATGTCCTTGGAAGAGGAGGAACCGCTCACACTTCCAGACAGTCCAAGATTCAGAGTTTACGATAAGAATGAAATCAGTTTGCTTGGTCGGTTGCTAAATCCAGATTGTCAATCTATGGCGCGTATGATTGAGTACATGCCAACAGCGTGGAGAGTGTACGGCAGGGTTCGTGGGATTGCGTTACCACGTGACCGCTTTCAGTTTGTGTTCCAGCGAGAAGAGGATCTCCAAACTGTGCTGGATGATAGACCTTGGTCATACCATCATTGGGCCATGGTCATTGATTGCTGCACTGCTAATCCTCCTGAGGACTTTCTCCAATCCATGGAGTAA